The sequence below is a genomic window from Acidobacteriota bacterium.
TTTGCTTGAAGTTGATTTAAAAACCAATATCCCATTCAGTGTATACAATTGAAAAGATCGTTTGTTCTAATAATTTCAATAGATTGTCTCTTATGCGACGCTCTTGCTTAGTAAAGTCACGCTAGATTTTGCATAAGTGCAGAAAAACCGGTTAAATTCTTTAGCTTCTTGACAAATAGTATTAAATAAAATATAGTATTTTCAATGAAATAAGATGATAGTAAGTGTAGAAATGAGAAGAAAAAGGAAAAATTCCTTAAATATAATAATCGTCAATTCAACCCAATTTCCTCGATCATCTAAATGTAATATTCATCCTTAAAATAAACCTTTTCAAATAATTTTTAAAAGGGAGAAAAAAATGTATTTAAAAAATACTATTTTAGAAACAATGGGAAATACACCATTGGTAAAATTGAATAAAATAACTCAAGGTATAAAAGCTTCAATCTATGCGAAGTTAGAATTTTTTAACCCTGGAGGAAGTGTTAAGGATAGAATGGCATTCTACATTCTTGAAGAAGCAGAAAAAAAGGGCCTTTTAAAACCAGGAGGAGCTGTTGTGGAATGCACCTCTGGAAATACTGGTGTGGCTGTTGCCATATATTGTGCGATAAAGGGATACAAAGCTATCTTTACCATTCCTGATAAAATGAGTAAAGAAAAAATCGACCTGTTGAAAGCTTTTGGAGCAGAGGTTTTTGTATGCCCAACAGATGTTCCTCCATCCTCTCCAGAAAGTTATTATGAAGTTGCTAAAAGAATTGCCAGTGAGACTCCTGATTCCTATTTTGTCAATCAATATCATAACCTGGACAATCCAGAATCTCATTACAGAATTACTGGTCCTGAGATTTGGAATCAAACAGAGGGTAAAATTGACTATTTAGTCATTGGAATTGGCACTGGGGGAACTATATCAGGGGTTGGAAAATTCATGAAAGAAAAAAATCCTGAAATCAAAATAATCGGAGTGGATCCCATAGGTTCGGTCTATTATGATTATTTTAAAACTGGAAAACTGATTGAACCCCATGTTTATCTTGTGGAAGGCATTGGCGAGGATATGCTATGCGATGCCCTTAATTTTGATGTGATTGACGACATTGTTCAGGTTACAGATAAAGATTCATTTCTAACAGCAAGAAGACTTGCCAGAGAGGAGGGAATATTTTCTGGGGGTTCAAGCGGAGCTGCTGTATGGACAGCATTAAAAATATCAGAAGGATTATCAGATGATAAAACAGTAATTGTTATTCTTCCTGATTCTGGAATGAAATATTTAAGTAAAATATATAATGATGAATGGATGAGAGAAAAAGGATTTCTTGATTTAGGATAGAGTTTTGCTTTAGAGTTTTAATTGCCTTAAAAATTATAAATTAAATCTTAAAAATAAATGGAGGAAAAAATGAGATTTGAAACTATATCCATCCATGGCGGTCAAGAGCCAGACCCAGCAACAGGAGCAATTATGACTCCCATATATTTATCCTCTACCTTTGTTCAAAGTTTTCCTGGTATACATAAAGGATATGAATACTCAAGAACAAAAAATCCAACGAGAACTGCTCTCGAAAGAAATTTAGCAGCTTTAGAGGACGCTAAATATGGCCTGGCGTTTTCTTCTGGTATGGCTGCGATAAATACAGTGATGAACCTTTTAAAATCAGGAGACCATGTTGTTTCAGTAAATGACCTCTATGGAGGCACTTACAGATTGTTTTCGAAACTGTATTCAAATTATGGAATAGAATTCGATTTTGTTGATGCAACTATTTTAGACGAAGTGGAAAACACAATAAAAAAGAACACAAAAATCATCTGGCTTGAATCTCCTACCAATCCACTTTTGAAGCTTTGTGATATTGAGAGTATATCCAGGATTTCGAAAAAATATAACATTTTTGTTGTAATGGATAATACATTTGCCACACCATATCTCCAGAGACCCTTAGATTTAGGAGCGGACATATCTCTTTACTCCACTACCAAATATCTTGGAGGTCATAGCGATATAATTGGTGGAGCAATTGTTACAAACAGAGATGACCTTTTTGAAAGATTATCTTTTTTTCAGAATGCTGTTGGAGCGATTCC
It includes:
- a CDS encoding cystathionine gamma-synthase: MRFETISIHGGQEPDPATGAIMTPIYLSSTFVQSFPGIHKGYEYSRTKNPTRTALERNLAALEDAKYGLAFSSGMAAINTVMNLLKSGDHVVSVNDLYGGTYRLFSKLYSNYGIEFDFVDATILDEVENTIKKNTKIIWLESPTNPLLKLCDIESISRISKKYNIFVVMDNTFATPYLQRPLDLGADISLYSTTKYLGGHSDIIGGAIVTNRDDLFERLSFFQNAVGAIPSPFDSWLVLRGIKTLSLRMEKHSGNGMIIAQYLESHPSVEKVNYPGLPSHPQFNLAKKQMKDFGGIISFELKHGGMDEAKKFVSSTKIFSLAESLGGVESLIEHPASMTHASIPEKERVKSGLSNKLIRISVGIEHSEDLIEDLDLAFKKISNN